Proteins encoded within one genomic window of Fibrobacter sp. UWB16:
- a CDS encoding V-type ATP synthase subunit D, translating into MAKVKLTKNALKAERDALKRFQRYLPTLLLKKQQLQMEMRTLQEKVMAKREEEDKLRKSMASWISLFADPIEWKKYLSVKSVEQGEGNIAGVKIPTFSGVEFNVNIPDFFTTPVWLDDGIRSLQGLISLRLERRVLEKQYELLSKELRTTSQRVNLFEKVKIPESKDNIRKINIFLGDQQTSGVARSKLAKGKATAKALALDAQSKEVAA; encoded by the coding sequence ATGGCTAAGGTCAAGTTAACTAAAAACGCCCTCAAGGCGGAACGTGACGCACTGAAGCGCTTCCAGCGCTATCTGCCGACGTTGCTTCTGAAAAAGCAGCAGTTGCAGATGGAAATGCGTACGCTCCAGGAGAAGGTGATGGCGAAACGCGAAGAAGAGGATAAGCTCCGCAAGAGTATGGCTTCGTGGATTTCGCTTTTTGCCGATCCCATTGAGTGGAAAAAATATCTCTCGGTGAAGAGTGTCGAACAGGGCGAGGGTAACATTGCCGGCGTGAAGATTCCGACGTTTAGCGGCGTGGAATTCAACGTGAACATTCCGGACTTCTTTACGACTCCGGTGTGGCTCGACGATGGTATCCGCAGCTTGCAAGGTTTGATTTCCTTGCGCCTGGAACGCCGCGTGCTCGAAAAGCAGTACGAACTCCTTTCGAAGGAACTGCGTACCACGAGCCAGCGTGTGAACCTGTTCGAAAAGGTGAAAATTCCCGAGTCTAAGGATAACATTCGCAAAATCAATATCTTCTTGGGTGACCAGCAGACAAGCGGTGTGGCCCGTAGTAAGCTTGCAAAGGGCAAGGCTACGGCTAAGGCGCTTGCACTTGACGCCCAGAGTAAGGAGGTTGCCGCATGA
- a CDS encoding V-type ATP synthase subunit I, which yields MITPMKKVTILTLASHKEETLKALREMEIIHLTPLQNAVGASVNGAKGAVARVQKAMEVVPDKLRKGVTPAAKGASGVTLVEEIQTLISDKKNAEIQLEQAKEELEKLHAFGNLDPRTVKELAAKGIFVRLYLVDLSKEPFEVDGDNAYKHVFGKDENGTYIAVFTKGDAPASVKGAFTELAMPLKSLEEYRMIEEESNTTISAVDERFAQLASVKDDLEDRLLEVTDRYNLVEASASMLQNKGLAALQGFCPEPRVAEISAAAKANGWGIRVEDPTDEDNIPTLLGYNKLSRPMQCLYDIIGISPGYNEVDVSSVFLCFFSLFFAMIVGDMAYGLLFLGLAMFARSKMPKASSAGFHFVYLMSWATIIWGAINANFLGLTPELAGWSYYLDIANYNFIPEGVRNVLYWIRSSAPTDPTRFEAYKQFCETFTFLPASFVPKAAGASQMQHIQLFCFCIAVVHLSIAHAWNVVVRLKRKSSTFMAQVGWLMGAWVMFFLACNMVLGIDMPKFVIPMFIVEVVLLVLFTVPPSRLKQDFISIPMLVLDIVNSFTDVISYIRLFAVGMSGAAIAEAFNGMLSPLFGSAVGVAGAALVLLGVHGLNIALAVMGVAVHAVRLNTLEFSNGLGLEWSGFAFSPFAKQKN from the coding sequence ATGATTACTCCTATGAAGAAGGTGACCATTCTTACGCTTGCAAGCCATAAGGAAGAAACCCTTAAGGCTCTGCGCGAAATGGAAATTATCCATTTGACTCCGCTCCAGAATGCCGTTGGTGCATCTGTGAACGGTGCAAAGGGTGCTGTGGCCCGCGTGCAGAAGGCTATGGAAGTCGTTCCGGATAAGCTCCGCAAGGGGGTTACGCCTGCAGCGAAAGGTGCAAGCGGTGTAACGCTCGTCGAAGAAATCCAGACGCTCATTTCGGATAAGAAAAATGCCGAAATCCAGTTGGAGCAAGCCAAGGAAGAACTTGAAAAGCTCCACGCTTTTGGAAATCTCGATCCGCGAACGGTCAAGGAACTCGCCGCAAAGGGCATCTTTGTCCGTCTTTATCTCGTCGACCTTTCCAAGGAACCTTTTGAAGTCGATGGCGATAACGCTTACAAGCATGTCTTTGGCAAGGATGAAAATGGCACGTACATTGCCGTGTTCACGAAGGGCGATGCTCCTGCATCTGTGAAGGGTGCGTTTACGGAACTCGCCATGCCTCTCAAGTCGCTCGAAGAATATCGAATGATCGAAGAGGAATCGAACACGACGATTTCTGCTGTGGACGAACGCTTTGCACAGCTTGCCTCCGTGAAGGACGATCTTGAAGACCGCCTTTTGGAAGTGACGGACCGTTACAATCTCGTGGAAGCTTCTGCAAGCATGCTCCAGAACAAGGGTTTGGCAGCTCTCCAGGGATTCTGCCCGGAACCGCGCGTTGCTGAAATCAGTGCGGCTGCGAAGGCAAACGGCTGGGGCATCCGCGTTGAAGATCCAACGGACGAAGATAACATCCCGACGCTTCTCGGCTACAACAAGCTTTCACGCCCGATGCAGTGCCTCTATGACATTATTGGCATCTCGCCGGGCTACAACGAAGTTGACGTGAGCTCTGTGTTCCTCTGCTTCTTTAGCCTTTTCTTTGCGATGATTGTGGGCGATATGGCTTATGGCCTGTTGTTCCTCGGTCTTGCGATGTTTGCTCGCTCGAAAATGCCGAAGGCAAGTAGTGCCGGATTCCACTTTGTGTATTTGATGAGCTGGGCGACTATCATCTGGGGCGCCATCAATGCAAACTTCCTCGGCCTTACGCCGGAACTTGCAGGGTGGAGCTACTACCTCGATATCGCTAACTACAACTTTATCCCGGAAGGCGTGCGCAACGTGCTCTACTGGATTCGCAGCTCTGCTCCGACGGATCCGACGCGCTTCGAAGCGTACAAGCAGTTCTGCGAGACGTTTACGTTCTTGCCCGCTAGCTTTGTGCCGAAGGCTGCTGGAGCATCCCAGATGCAGCATATCCAGCTGTTTTGCTTCTGCATTGCTGTTGTGCATTTGAGCATTGCTCATGCGTGGAATGTCGTTGTGCGCCTCAAGCGCAAGTCTTCGACGTTCATGGCGCAGGTGGGCTGGCTCATGGGCGCTTGGGTCATGTTCTTCCTTGCATGCAACATGGTGCTTGGAATCGACATGCCGAAGTTCGTCATCCCGATGTTTATCGTGGAAGTCGTGCTTCTCGTGCTCTTTACGGTGCCGCCTAGCCGCCTCAAACAGGACTTCATCAGCATCCCGATGCTCGTGCTCGACATCGTGAACAGCTTCACCGACGTTATCAGCTATATCCGTCTCTTTGCAGTGGGTATGTCTGGTGCCGCCATCGCCGAAGCGTTCAATGGAATGCTCTCGCCGCTGTTTGGCTCTGCCGTGGGTGTTGCCGGTGCTGCTCTAGTTCTTTTGGGCGTTCATGGCCTGAACATTGCACTTGCCGTGATGGGCGTTGCAGTGCATGCCGTACGTCTTAACACACTCGAATTTTCAAATGGACTTGGTCTTGAATGGAGCGGATTTGCATTCAGCCCCTTCGCCAAGCAAAAAAATTAA
- a CDS encoding ATP synthase subunit K (produces ATP from ADP in the presence of a proton gradient across the membrane; the K subunit is a nonenzymatic component which binds the dimeric form by interacting with the G and E subunits) — MEPNTMVTLAKMGAAAALGIAAMGSALGCGTAGMSAITMWKKAYAQGKSALFTLLVFVGAPISQTIYGMLLMNFILSKAAEQGFTNWGGCLGAGIFGGLGMMASAWYQGKSAAVACDALGETGKGMVNYLMVLGIVETVALFVLVFSMMVL, encoded by the coding sequence ATGGAACCGAATACAATGGTGACTCTCGCTAAAATGGGTGCTGCAGCTGCGCTTGGCATTGCGGCTATGGGCTCTGCCCTTGGTTGCGGAACGGCCGGTATGTCTGCTATCACGATGTGGAAGAAGGCTTACGCTCAGGGTAAGTCTGCTCTCTTCACGCTTCTCGTGTTCGTCGGTGCTCCGATTTCCCAGACGATTTACGGCATGTTGCTCATGAACTTCATCTTGAGCAAGGCTGCTGAACAGGGCTTTACGAACTGGGGCGGCTGCCTCGGTGCTGGTATCTTCGGTGGCCTCGGCATGATGGCTTCTGCTTGGTACCAGGGCAAGTCTGCTGCAGTGGCTTGCGATGCTCTCGGTGAAACCGGCAAGGGCATGGTGAACTACTTGATGGTTCTCGGTATCGTCGAAACCGTCGCTTTGTTCGTGCTCGTGTTCTCCATGATGGTGCTTTAA
- a CDS encoding V-type ATP synthase subunit K (produces ATP from ADP in the presence of a proton gradient across the membrane; the K subunit is a nonenzymatic component which binds the dimeric form by interacting with the G and E subunits), with translation MDQSQLLTLAKLGAVAALGLAAVGSALGCGTAGMAAIGAWKKAYLKGKNALFTLLIFVGAPIAQTIYGMLLMMFILNKSQANPGNWAAYLGVGIFGGIGMMASAWYVGKSAADACNALGETGKGLVNYLMVLGVGETVALFVMVFSMMLVS, from the coding sequence ATGGATCAATCACAACTTTTAACGCTCGCAAAGCTCGGTGCGGTGGCGGCTCTTGGCCTTGCCGCGGTGGGCTCTGCGCTGGGCTGCGGGACTGCCGGCATGGCGGCCATCGGTGCCTGGAAAAAGGCGTATCTCAAGGGTAAGAACGCGCTCTTTACGCTGCTCATCTTCGTGGGTGCGCCGATTGCGCAGACGATTTACGGCATGCTCCTGATGATGTTCATTTTGAACAAGTCGCAGGCAAATCCTGGCAACTGGGCTGCTTACCTTGGCGTAGGCATCTTCGGTGGCATCGGCATGATGGCTAGCGCCTGGTACGTGGGTAAGTCCGCTGCTGACGCTTGCAACGCCCTCGGCGAAACAGGCAAGGGCCTCGTGAACTACCTCATGGTGCTCGGCGTGGGCGAAACGGTCGCGCTGTTCGTCATGGTGTTCTCCATGATGCTGGTGTCGTAG
- the metK gene encoding methionine adenosyltransferase, which produces MAHYLFTSESVSKGHPDKVADQISDSILDACLAQDPKSRVACETLVNTGLVVISGEITTKAVVDFQEIARNTIKNIGYVNPDLQFDYKGCAVLVAMDKQSPDIAQGVDAKAAEGKEDDKQGAGDQGMMFGYAVKETKELMPLPISLAHKLMEEIQNLREKGKIKWLRPDAKSQVTVEYDENDKPVRVDTVVISTQHDEKVNGKELKHSVIEKEIIEKLIKKVIPAKLLDKKTRYLVNPTGKFVVGGPHGDCGLTGRKIIVDTYGGMGRHGGGAFSGKDPSKVDRSAAYAARYVAKNIVAAGLAYRCEVQLAYAIGYSKPVSVLVNTFGTGKIDDRKIEAIVAQNFDLSPAGIEKMLDLRKPGYVATAALGHFGRTGARFTWEKTDKAEALKKAAEAV; this is translated from the coding sequence ATGGCACATTATCTTTTTACCTCTGAATCCGTTTCTAAAGGCCACCCGGATAAGGTTGCCGACCAGATTTCCGACTCCATTCTTGACGCCTGCCTCGCCCAGGACCCGAAAAGCCGCGTCGCTTGCGAAACGCTCGTGAACACCGGTCTCGTCGTTATCTCTGGTGAAATTACAACCAAGGCTGTTGTTGATTTCCAGGAAATTGCACGCAACACCATCAAGAACATCGGCTACGTGAACCCGGACCTCCAGTTCGATTATAAGGGCTGCGCAGTGCTCGTTGCTATGGACAAGCAGTCTCCGGATATCGCCCAGGGCGTTGATGCCAAGGCTGCCGAAGGCAAGGAAGACGACAAGCAGGGTGCTGGCGACCAGGGCATGATGTTTGGTTACGCCGTCAAGGAAACCAAGGAACTCATGCCGCTCCCGATCAGCCTCGCCCACAAGCTCATGGAAGAAATCCAGAACCTCCGTGAAAAGGGCAAGATCAAGTGGCTCCGTCCGGATGCCAAGTCCCAGGTCACCGTCGAATACGACGAAAATGACAAGCCGGTCCGCGTTGATACCGTCGTCATCTCCACCCAGCACGACGAAAAGGTGAACGGCAAGGAACTCAAGCATTCCGTGATTGAAAAGGAAATCATCGAAAAGCTCATCAAGAAGGTCATTCCGGCCAAGCTCTTGGACAAGAAGACCCGTTACCTCGTGAACCCGACTGGCAAGTTCGTTGTTGGTGGCCCGCACGGCGACTGCGGCCTTACTGGTCGTAAGATCATCGTCGACACCTACGGCGGCATGGGCCGTCATGGTGGTGGCGCATTCAGCGGCAAGGACCCGTCCAAGGTCGACCGCAGCGCTGCATACGCAGCACGCTATGTCGCTAAGAACATTGTCGCAGCAGGCCTCGCCTACCGTTGCGAAGTGCAGCTCGCCTACGCTATCGGCTACTCCAAGCCGGTTTCCGTGCTCGTGAACACGTTTGGCACTGGCAAGATCGACGACCGCAAGATCGAAGCTATTGTCGCACAGAACTTCGACCTCTCTCCGGCCGGCATCGAAAAGATGCTCGACCTCCGCAAGCCGGGTTACGTCGCTACCGCCGCCCTCGGTCACTTTGGCCGTACCGGCGCCCGCTTCACGTGGGAAAAGACCGACAAGGCCGAAGCTTTGAAGAAGGCTGCTGAAGCGGTATAA
- a CDS encoding Nif3-like dinuclear metal center hexameric protein: MDLPFMTAWLDDLLDPKSFNDFCVNGLCVEANDKVTKIVTGVSLRDQLIDAAIAEKADCIIVHHPNGFWKGESQLPVGKFAERLRKLMNNGISVFGFHLPLDGHREIGNNAVIAKLLGLNPIHEFVHVGMRAIGVIAEWNTPATREEFVDCLDTAFVHGVQNKFFYGPEEIKRVAICSGSCSVSDIKEAMEMNCDAYVTGSIKEEVPIFCQENGVNLVSCGHHRTEIFGVSALATKIQAELSIPSKFIDFDNPI, from the coding sequence ATGGATCTGCCTTTTATGACTGCATGGCTTGATGACCTGCTCGACCCAAAATCCTTTAATGACTTTTGTGTGAATGGCCTTTGCGTTGAAGCGAACGACAAGGTGACCAAAATCGTGACTGGCGTGAGCTTGCGCGACCAGTTGATTGATGCCGCCATCGCCGAAAAAGCGGACTGCATCATCGTTCATCATCCGAATGGTTTTTGGAAGGGCGAGTCCCAGCTCCCGGTTGGCAAGTTCGCAGAACGCCTCCGTAAGCTTATGAACAACGGAATTTCCGTGTTCGGTTTCCATTTGCCGCTCGATGGCCATCGTGAAATTGGCAATAACGCCGTCATTGCAAAGCTGCTTGGCTTGAACCCGATTCATGAGTTTGTGCATGTCGGTATGCGTGCTATTGGCGTGATTGCCGAATGGAATACGCCTGCAACAAGGGAAGAATTTGTGGATTGCCTGGATACGGCTTTTGTCCATGGCGTGCAGAACAAGTTCTTCTATGGTCCCGAAGAAATCAAGCGCGTTGCCATTTGCAGTGGTAGTTGCAGTGTGTCTGACATCAAGGAAGCTATGGAAATGAACTGCGATGCTTACGTTACGGGTAGCATCAAGGAAGAAGTTCCCATATTCTGTCAGGAAAACGGGGTGAACCTTGTATCGTGCGGGCACCACAGAACCGAAATCTTTGGGGTGAGTGCGCTTGCGACTAAAATTCAGGCAGAACTCAGCATTCCGTCGAAATTTATCGATTTTGACAACCCAATTTAG
- a CDS encoding M23 family metallopeptidase produces the protein MNFVKASIHFQKSSRALTVKVPSFILRGSLFVRVAVVIGFILFLVQVLSTSVYDGVLRHAFSSRQKLNKELSQIQSTVDYISSTSKDFFKAEKMLHAKLGLPLPDEASRKLSTGGHIEPNVQLLRKTSPVFERTAKMHEDVWRIFGQIQNNEESFNSLTKYIDQSRSVLRYIPSISPTNGRYASAFGPRIHPVTGEVGKMHQGIDISNDRWTPIYAPADGVVEISQLSSSFGNFVVLNHGNGLKTRYGHMQMSAVTPGEFVHRYQILGYMGNTGRSVGPHLHYEVWKNGVPVNPLPYILPNDYEVD, from the coding sequence ATGAATTTTGTTAAGGCATCCATACACTTTCAGAAGTCATCACGGGCTCTAACCGTGAAGGTGCCTTCTTTTATTCTCCGCGGTTCGCTTTTTGTGCGAGTCGCCGTTGTTATTGGTTTTATTCTTTTCCTTGTTCAGGTGCTCTCTACGTCCGTCTATGATGGCGTGTTGAGGCATGCATTCTCTAGCCGTCAGAAGCTGAACAAGGAGCTTTCGCAAATCCAGAGCACTGTGGATTATATTTCCAGCACGTCTAAGGATTTCTTTAAGGCTGAAAAAATGCTCCACGCTAAGCTCGGACTCCCGTTACCGGACGAAGCTTCTCGCAAGCTCTCTACGGGTGGCCATATCGAGCCGAATGTACAGCTTTTGCGCAAGACCTCCCCGGTGTTCGAACGTACCGCCAAGATGCACGAAGATGTTTGGCGCATTTTTGGACAAATCCAGAACAACGAAGAATCTTTTAATTCTCTGACTAAGTATATCGATCAGAGCCGTTCTGTTTTACGCTACATTCCGTCGATTTCTCCGACAAATGGTCGTTATGCTTCTGCTTTTGGTCCGCGTATCCATCCTGTGACGGGTGAAGTCGGCAAGATGCATCAGGGCATCGATATCTCTAACGACCGTTGGACTCCGATTTATGCGCCGGCGGATGGCGTTGTTGAAATTTCCCAGTTGAGTTCCTCTTTTGGGAATTTTGTAGTCCTGAATCACGGCAATGGCCTCAAGACCCGTTATGGGCACATGCAGATGTCGGCCGTGACTCCGGGCGAGTTCGTACATCGTTACCAAATTCTTGGCTATATGGGTAATACTGGTCGTTCCGTTGGCCCGCACCTCCACTATGAGGTCTGGAAAAACGGCGTCCCAGTGAACCCTCTTCCTTATATTCTCCCTAACGACTATGAAGTCGACTAA
- a CDS encoding lamin tail domain-containing protein, translated as MNNYGVVPAVSLALFSWALSCPVFTEFYSDPKDVSDQEGEYVEIRMDDFRAESLYVQFESKAVMAFAWPEAERFVLVHDTAKCTAEALQGASQDLSQELPRASVACGSLGKISLPNSRESVWKVWAGTCNDSVTVPRPKPGKVIQRVGLTDKWEFVDASKAVSVQESADSLLKNLLTAGTSLLRVTEVHHCPEEPMPEWVELYNSSEYPLPLESFRFCDRGGALGMSGDSIRPYQAVLVSKDTSSLRTALNIPDIRMIQVSLGFLNNTEGMLRLCYRDSVIDSVYWKKGTVSCPSGFNPLSMRREFTPGYLSKNARNVSLVGDAAKAPVVYKLSSRVVSKKGSPLRVLVESEYNVTLSLLDSAGRRVWKSVVSALSNEWVKVPVQEYLGIGAAYVSLSVGEYEDVVGILVRP; from the coding sequence ATGAATAATTATGGTGTTGTGCCGGCGGTGAGCTTGGCGCTTTTTTCGTGGGCATTATCATGCCCGGTGTTTACTGAATTCTATTCGGACCCGAAAGATGTTTCGGACCAGGAGGGCGAGTACGTCGAAATTCGCATGGACGATTTTCGAGCAGAATCGCTTTATGTGCAATTTGAATCCAAGGCGGTGATGGCTTTTGCATGGCCGGAGGCGGAACGCTTTGTGCTTGTGCATGACACGGCAAAGTGTACGGCTGAGGCTTTACAGGGTGCGTCGCAAGATCTGTCGCAAGAACTGCCGCGGGCGAGTGTCGCATGTGGTTCGCTTGGGAAAATCTCGCTCCCGAATTCACGAGAGTCTGTGTGGAAGGTCTGGGCGGGAACATGCAATGATTCTGTGACTGTTCCACGTCCTAAGCCGGGGAAGGTTATTCAACGTGTAGGGCTGACGGACAAATGGGAGTTCGTTGACGCGTCTAAGGCGGTGTCGGTGCAGGAGAGTGCTGATTCACTTTTGAAGAATTTGTTGACTGCAGGAACCTCCCTGTTGCGGGTGACGGAAGTGCATCATTGTCCTGAAGAGCCTATGCCGGAATGGGTGGAACTCTACAATTCGAGTGAATATCCGCTCCCGCTAGAATCTTTCCGCTTTTGTGATCGCGGAGGCGCTTTGGGAATGTCGGGCGATTCGATTCGGCCGTACCAAGCGGTGCTTGTGAGCAAGGATACATCGTCTCTGCGGACTGCACTCAACATTCCCGATATTCGAATGATTCAGGTGTCGCTTGGCTTTTTGAATAACACAGAAGGTATGCTCCGGCTTTGCTATCGGGATAGCGTGATTGATAGCGTTTATTGGAAAAAGGGAACGGTATCGTGCCCGTCTGGATTTAATCCGCTCTCGATGCGGCGTGAGTTTACGCCCGGGTATTTGTCTAAAAATGCGCGGAACGTGTCATTGGTTGGGGATGCGGCAAAAGCGCCTGTTGTGTACAAACTATCTTCTCGTGTAGTTTCAAAAAAAGGTTCTCCGCTTCGAGTGCTTGTGGAATCAGAATACAATGTTACGCTTTCGCTTTTGGATTCTGCGGGGCGTCGTGTGTGGAAATCCGTGGTCTCTGCATTGTCTAATGAGTGGGTGAAGGTCCCGGTGCAGGAATATCTTGGAATTGGCGCCGCTTATGTTTCGTTGTCTGTGGGGGAGTATGAGGATGTGGTCGGTATTCTTGTTCGCCCGTAG
- a CDS encoding HD family phosphohydrolase, with amino-acid sequence MNKKEKKIHLFIGWVILILIAILLFPDKNIALRAERPHLGQLSTRTIVAPFKFEVPKTEQEIQNEKARAADKINAIFEFNADETTRQLRELEQYLKKLEQYGKMQAVISSSKDDGSASMQEKIKEASSIYDQLKQRLSITAIKPLSTNSIARDSLMSVFYQMMQKGVSNTLLAKTETEVSLFCNSYNIKQIKNLIYNKPNISLIKDNEESTLEISEIQPMQRRIEEAFGQLQNSFSAEQGLQSAFYEALYVFTSPNVFYLEKETEARKLDASNKVTLIKGMVPRGMEIVTQGAPITKEILEKIDALQQAQQNEENSKMLTAPYGNVLVFVIIITLLIMFWLYTPTRTMFKTPRQLWSLVFLTVLQLLAFWIIHNLSGTLSRPESILPDAIDFMWLYPITFTPVIAVVLYDARMGLAFATFSAGFYGILNGYDLAATLTSLLVNIAVITPLFRMRYRVQFAWSMIAGVVAAAASISIMLLLRNRFHFATFYQTLIAASANIIIFTAVASVLLIHVVEKVFSITTVLTLMEMSDFNRPALKRISELAPGTFHHSIQVSNLAESVAESIGANSLLVRVMALYHDLGKTMRPEYFTENQKQGVNPHNNLDPYQSVKILTGHVSQGMLLAKEYKIPELVATGIQEHHGTTLIQFFHHKATELAKETGKEVKEEDFRYKGPRPQSMETAILMLADVIEATSRSMADTSSEALESMIHKTILDKFMDGQFNESNLSVKELSKLEEAFLHSLDGTYHTRVKYPGQR; translated from the coding sequence ATGAACAAGAAAGAGAAAAAGATTCATTTATTTATTGGCTGGGTTATCTTAATCCTCATTGCCATTCTCTTATTCCCGGACAAGAATATTGCCCTCCGCGCCGAGCGCCCGCACTTAGGCCAGCTCAGTACAAGGACGATTGTCGCCCCGTTCAAGTTCGAAGTTCCGAAGACCGAACAGGAAATCCAGAACGAAAAAGCTCGAGCCGCCGACAAGATTAACGCCATTTTTGAATTCAACGCCGACGAAACCACGCGCCAGCTGCGTGAACTGGAACAGTACCTCAAAAAGCTCGAACAGTACGGCAAGATGCAGGCCGTCATCAGCAGCAGCAAGGATGACGGAAGCGCCTCCATGCAAGAAAAAATCAAGGAAGCGTCGAGCATCTACGACCAGTTGAAGCAGAGGCTTTCCATTACCGCCATCAAGCCGCTCAGCACGAATTCCATCGCCCGTGATTCCTTGATGTCCGTGTTCTACCAGATGATGCAGAAAGGTGTTTCGAACACGCTCCTCGCCAAGACGGAAACTGAAGTCAGCCTGTTCTGCAACAGCTACAACATCAAGCAGATCAAGAACCTCATCTACAACAAGCCGAACATTTCGCTCATCAAGGACAACGAAGAAAGCACACTTGAAATCAGCGAAATCCAGCCCATGCAGCGCCGCATCGAAGAAGCCTTTGGCCAACTGCAAAATTCTTTCTCCGCCGAACAAGGTTTACAGAGCGCCTTCTACGAAGCGCTTTACGTCTTCACAAGCCCAAACGTTTTCTATCTCGAAAAAGAAACCGAAGCCCGCAAGCTCGACGCAAGCAACAAGGTTACGCTTATCAAGGGCATGGTCCCGCGTGGCATGGAAATCGTGACGCAAGGCGCTCCGATCACCAAGGAAATTCTTGAAAAAATTGACGCACTTCAGCAAGCCCAGCAGAACGAAGAGAACTCAAAGATGCTCACGGCCCCGTACGGTAACGTGCTCGTCTTTGTCATCATCATCACGCTCCTCATCATGTTCTGGCTCTATACGCCGACACGCACCATGTTCAAGACACCCCGCCAGTTGTGGAGTCTCGTGTTCCTCACCGTGCTCCAGCTCCTCGCGTTCTGGATCATCCATAACCTTTCAGGAACACTTAGCCGCCCCGAAAGCATCCTCCCCGATGCCATCGACTTCATGTGGCTCTACCCGATTACGTTTACACCCGTGATTGCAGTCGTGCTTTATGACGCTCGAATGGGCCTTGCTTTTGCAACATTCTCCGCAGGTTTCTACGGCATTTTGAACGGCTACGACCTTGCAGCAACTCTCACAAGCCTGCTTGTGAATATCGCTGTAATTACCCCGCTCTTCCGTATGCGCTACCGTGTGCAGTTTGCCTGGAGCATGATTGCAGGTGTCGTTGCAGCGGCAGCTTCAATCAGCATCATGTTGCTCCTCCGCAACCGTTTCCACTTCGCGACATTCTACCAGACTCTCATCGCCGCAAGTGCAAACATCATCATCTTTACCGCAGTCGCCTCCGTGCTCTTGATCCACGTCGTCGAGAAAGTCTTCAGCATTACGACCGTGCTTACGCTCATGGAAATGTCGGACTTCAACCGCCCGGCCCTCAAGCGCATTTCTGAACTTGCACCGGGCACGTTCCACCACAGCATCCAGGTTTCAAACCTCGCCGAAAGCGTGGCCGAAAGCATTGGCGCAAATTCGCTCCTCGTCCGCGTGATGGCTCTTTACCACGACCTCGGCAAGACGATGCGTCCCGAATACTTCACCGAAAACCAGAAGCAAGGCGTAAACCCGCATAACAACCTCGATCCGTACCAGTCCGTCAAGATTTTGACCGGTCACGTTTCGCAGGGCATGCTGCTTGCCAAGGAATACAAGATTCCTGAACTCGTTGCTACAGGCATCCAGGAACACCACGGCACAACGCTTATCCAGTTCTTCCACCACAAGGCTACAGAACTTGCCAAGGAAACTGGCAAAGAAGTCAAGGAAGAAGATTTCCGCTACAAGGGTCCGCGCCCGCAGAGCATGGAAACAGCAATCCTCATGCTCGCCGACGTCATCGAAGCGACAAGCCGCTCCATGGCAGACACTTCCTCTGAAGCTCTCGAATCCATGATCCACAAGACGATTCTTGACAAGTTCATGGACGGTCAGTTCAACGAAAGCAATTTGTCTGTAAAGGAACTTTCCAAGCTCGAAGAAGCGTTCCTCCACAGTCTCGATGGAACATACCATACCCGCGTCAAATACCCAGGTCAGAGATAG